Proteins co-encoded in one Echeneis naucrates chromosome 22, fEcheNa1.1, whole genome shotgun sequence genomic window:
- the rps6kl1 gene encoding ribosomal protein S6 kinase delta-1 isoform X2, with translation MAKRDYLVEAAKQIRMALDSEVNEDYEAAFSYYKNGVDLLLNGVQLDPNKDRREAVKRKTTQYLKRAEEIFITHLQDNLGKGSSHLGGYSSLRFRPIRHLSSPVEDLEMCKVVGVTDKVLVVQSMVNKETFVVKSLVKSSWESREQPTIIPQGVPYMVKLLRYYVSEDAVYLHLEHVKGGRLFSKLKKLRNEKAKEHPECFSSGQPSIKLKTSYTSPTISTDHQHISRGGTGVIRQNLTDESPDTDFHTSWDETQQRLESCGTHSYIEETGCLQNTRSAASFYTKLDHLSLHPGPPRTQVNTHIHPPAPSLCLHSSESQEKPALPLSCTRISQALDVMSELQKREAGMGLMECSSQFEVAWKAADPAHVYEKMNPYAVTDSDPHSTLTQTSPHTNQTSLMTAGPPKSENNGLSSSPAILHLPLHCQTQIHGKASWDTNICNQGNVLSGNCSDTFKDSTQDSSSPTTEERNGMVVIRSTDRAVFSDHTDTKGTPENSCPAFSGVPLSLSGGTNKGEEAYEFLGSPREKVAPTKKGQFVGWFSSALPGAEEDKNALCKSEASEQQGDDQIIEVDGWCHLPRFPVMPSRPTDKALQTCWGLPEAEVCVWGAQILLALENLHQQGILCRDLNPRNIMLTSNGKVCLTFFGQWSEVQSEISSKAMEQMYCAPEIGGVSRVTEACDWWSLGALLFELLTGMPLWQLHPAGIHSHTQLLIPDHLSAAAASLLTELLQYDAGYRLGSGGGGVSDIKCHPFFSSISWRALSC, from the exons ATGGCAAAGAGAGATTACCTGGTGGAGGCAGCCAAGCAGATCCGCATGGCACTGGACAGCGAGGTCAATGAGGACTATGAGGCGGCTTTCAGTTACTATAAGAATGGGGTGGACTTACTGCTGAATGGGGTTCAAC TGGACCCCAACAAAGATCGCCGGGAAGCtgtgaagaggaaaacaacCCAGTATCTGAAGAGAGCTGAAGAAATCTTCATCACTCATCTACAGGATAACCTCGGGAAGGGGAGCTCTCACTTAGGG GGTTATAGCAGTCTGAGGTTTCGTCCAATCAGACACTTGAGTTCACCCGTGGAGGATCTGGAGATGTGTAAGGTGGTCGGAGTGACTGATAAG GTCCTGGTTGTTCAGAGCATGGTTAATAAGGAGACATTCGTTGTAAAG AGTCTGGTCAAGTCAAGCTGGGAAAGCAGGGAGCAGCCAACCATCATTCCTCAGGGGGTGCCATACATGGTTAAGTTGTTAAGATACTATGTCAGTGAGGATGCTGTGTACCTGCATCTTGAGCATGTCAAAG GTGGGAGGCTTTTCTCCAAGCTGAAGAAGCTGAGGAATGAAAAGGCCAAGGAGCACCCAGAATGCTTCAGCTCTGGCCAGCCCAGCATCAAGTTGAAGACCAGCTACACCTCCCCCACAATCAGCACAGACCACCAGCATATCAGCAGAGGAGGCACAGGGGTCATTCGCCAGAATTTAACCGATGAGAGCCCAGATACTGACTTCCACACTTCATGGGATGAGACTCAGCAGCGTCTGGAGAGCTGCGGCACTCACTCCTACATCGAAGAGACAGGTTGTCTGCAGAACACACGCTCTGCAGCATCATTTTATACCAAGCTTGATCATCTAAGTCTGCATCCTGGCCCACCAAGAACACAGGTTAATACCCACATCCATCCACCAGCTCctagtttgtgtttgcactCCAGTGAATCTCAGGAAAAgcctgctcttcctctttcttgcaCTCGCATCAGTCAAGCTCTTGATGTCATGTCAGAACTCCAAAAAAGGGAAGCCGGAATGGGTCTGATGGAGTGCAGCTCTCAGTTTGAGGTTGCTTGGAAAGCTGCAGATCCAGCACATGTCTACGAGAAAATGAACCCCTATGCAGTGACTGACAGTGACCCACATAGCACGCTCACACAAACTTCACCTCATACAAATCAGACCTCATTAATGACTGCAGGGCCACCAAAGAGTGAAAATAATGGTTTGAGTTCTTCCCCTGCCATTTTGCATCTTCCTCTCCATTGCCAAACCCAGATTCATGGCAAGGCATCATGGGATACCAACATCTGTAACCAAGGAAATGTATTAAGTGGCAACTGTTCAGACACATTTAAAGACTCAACACAAGACAGCAGCAGTCCCAccacagaggagagaaatggCATGGTAGTCATCAGGAGCACAGACAGAGCAGTGTTCTCtgaccacacagacacaaaaggaACCCCAGAGAACTCCTGTCCTGCTTTTTCAGGGGTCCCCTTGTCCCTCTCAGGAGGGACAAACAAAGGTGAGGAAGCCTATGAATTCCTAGGGAGTCCTAGGGAGAAGGTAGCACCTACCAAAAAAGGGCAATTTGTAGGCTGGTTCTCCTCTGCCCTTCCTGGAGCTGAGGAAGATAAGAATGCTCTCTGTAAATCAGAAGCATCTGAGCAGCAAGGAGACGACCAGATCATTGAGGTGGATGGTTGGTGCCACCTGCCTCGGTTCCCGGTCATGCCCTCCAGGCCTACAGATAAGGCCTTGCAGACCTGCTGGGGGCTTCCTGAGGCAGAGGTTTGTGTCTGGGGAGCACAGATTCTGCTGGCCCTGGAGAATCTACATCAGCAAGGCATCCTGTGTCGGGATCTGAACCCCAGGAATATAATGCTCACCAGCAACG GAAAGGTGTGCTTGACATTTTTCGGCCAGTGGAGTGAGGTTCAGTCAGAGATCAGCTCCAAAGCCATGGAACAGATGTACTGTGCTCCAG AAATTGGTGGGGTGTCCAGAGTTACGGAAGCCTGTGACTGGTGGAGTCTGGGGGCCCTGTTGTTTGAACTTCTCACTGGGATG CCGCTGTGGCAGCTCCACCCAGCAGGGATCCACTCCCACACCCAGCTGCTCATCCCGGACCACCTGAGCGCTGCCGCTGCCTCTCTGCTgacagag TTGCTTCAGTACGATGCCGGCTATCGGCTGGGCTCTGGAGGCGGAGGAGTGAGCGACATTAAGTGCCATCCCTTCTTCAGCAGCATCTCCTGGCGAGCTCTGAGCTGCTAG
- the dlst gene encoding dihydrolipoyllysine-residue succinyltransferase component of 2-oxoglutarate dehydrogenase complex, mitochondrial: protein MLSHSRCLTRNFGRSLSAIRQGNNVLARRATAALSASHSITFNNNVKSDPRSSFFQIQYFRTSVAYRDEVVTVKTPAFAESVTEGDVRWEKAVGDTVSEDEVVCEIETDKTSVQVPSPAAGVIEELLVPDGGKVEGGTPLFKLRKGAGASKAAEAPKAEAPAAAAPPPPSAAPPPPPSPSAVGPIPTTMPPVPPVPAHAMDTKPVSAIKPTAAPAAPAAQVEGGAKGARTESRVKMNRMRLRIAQRLKEAQNTCAMLTTFNEVDMSNISEMRKTYKDAFLKKHNIKLGFMSAFVKAAAYALADQPTVNAVIDDTTKEIVYRDYVDISVAVATPKGLVVPVIRNVEGMNFADIEKTINLLGEKARKNELAVEDMDGGTFTISNGGVFGSMFGTPIINPPQSAILGMHGIFDRPVAVGGKVEIRPMMYVALTYDHRLIDGREAVTFLRKIKSVVEDPRVLLLDM, encoded by the exons ATGTTATCCCATTCCCGGTGTCTGACCAGGAATTTCGGCCGTTCCCTTTCTGCCATCCGCCAG GGGAATAATGTGTTAGCTCGTCGGGCCACAGCAG CTCTATCAGCCAGCCATTCCATCACTTTCAACAACAATGT AAAATCTGATCCCCGTTCCAGCTTCTTCCAAATCCAGTACTTCAGGACATCTGTAGCCTACA GAGATGAAGTTGTCACAGTCAAGACCCCTGCATTTGCAGAGTCTGTCACAGAAGGGGACGTGAGGTGGGAGAAAG cCGTTGGAGACACTGTCTCAGAGGATGAAGTGGTGTGCGAAATTGAGACAGAcaag ACATCAGTGCAGGTtccctctcctgctgctggagtGATCGAGGAGCTTTTGGTCCCTGATGGAGGCAAAGTCGAGGGCGGAACTCCTCTCTTCAAGCTTAGAAAAGGAG CTGGTGCTTCCAAAGCTGCAGAAGCTCCAAAAGCTGAGGCCCCGGCCGCTGCAGCCCCTCCACCACCTTCTGCTGcgccacctccacctccttcccCCTCAGCCGTGGGCCCCATTCCCACCACTATGCCCCCTGTGCCACCTGTGCCAGCACATGCTATGGACACCAAACCAG TTTCAGCCATCAAGCCCACTGCTGCCCCAGCTGCACCAGCGGCCCAAGTTGAGGGAGGAGCTAAGGGAGCCAGGACTGAGAGCAGG GTTAAGATGAACCGCATGAGGCTAAGAATTGCCCAGAGACTCAAAGAAGCCCAAAACACCTGCGCTATGTTGACTACATTTAATGAGGTCGACATGAG caacatctcagaaatGAGGAAGACTTACAAAGATGCCTTCCTGAAGAAGCATAACATCAAGTTGGGCTTCATGTCTGCATTTGTGAAGGCTGCTGCCTATGCACTGGCTGACCAACCTACTGTCAATGCTG tAATTGATGACACAACCAAAGAGATTGTGTACAGGGACTACGTTGACATCAGTGTAGCTGTGGCCACACCAAAG GGTTTGGTGGTTCCTGTAATCCGAAACGTGGAGGGAATGAATTTTGCAGACATTGAGAAAACCATCAATCTCTTGGGAGAAAAG GCTCGCAAGAATGAGCTGGCTGTTGAGGACATGGACGGAGGAACCTTCACCATCAGCAATGGTGGCGTGTTTGGGTCCATGTTCGGCACGCCTATTATCAACCCACCACAGTCTGCTATTTTAGGCATGCATGGCATCTTTGACAGGCCTGTTGCAGTTGGTGGAAAG GTTGAGATCCGTCCCATGATGTACGTTGCCCTGACGTATGACCATCGTTTAATTGATGGAAGAGAGGCTGTCACTTTCCTGCGCAAGATCAAGTCAGTGGTGGAGGACCCCAGGGTGCTGCTCCTCGACATGTGA
- the rps6kl1 gene encoding ribosomal protein S6 kinase delta-1 isoform X1: MAKRDYLVEAAKQIRMALDSEVNEDYEAAFSYYKNGVDLLLNGVQLDPNKDRREAVKRKTTQYLKRAEEIFITHLQDNLGKGSSHLGGYSSLRFRPIRHLSSPVEDLEMCKVVGVTDKVLVVQSMVNKETFVVKSLVKSSWESREQPTIIPQGVPYMVKLLRYYVSEDAVYLHLEHVKGGRLFSKLKKLRNEKAKEHPECFSSGQPSIKLKTSYTSPTISTDHQHISRGGTGVIRQNLTDESPDTDFHTSWDETQQRLESCGTHSYIEETGCLQNTRSAASFYTKLDHLSLHPGPPRTQVNTHIHPPAPSLCLHSSESQEKPALPLSCTRISQALDVMSELQKREAGMGLMECSSQFEVAWKAADPAHVYEKMNPYAVTDSDPHSTLTQTSPHTNQTSLMTAGPPKSENNGLSSSPAILHLPLHCQTQIHGKASWDTNICNQGNVLSGNCSDTFKDSTQDSSSPTTEERNGMVVIRSTDRAVFSDHTDTKGTPENSCPAFSGVPLSLSGGTNKGEEAYEFLGSPREKVAPTKKGQFVGWFSSALPGAEEDKNALCKSEASEQQGDDQIIEVDGWCHLPRFPVMPSRPTDKALQTCWGLPEAEVCVWGAQILLALENLHQQGILCRDLNPRNIMLTSNGKVCLTFFGQWSEVQSEISSKAMEQMYCAPEIGGVSRVTEACDWWSLGALLFELLTGMPLWQLHPAGIHSHTQLLIPDHLSAAAASLLTEVRGQGSGTGHSCTGRWFVIILLCLHSPFAPQLLQYDAGYRLGSGGGGVSDIKCHPFFSSISWRALSC; this comes from the exons ATGGCAAAGAGAGATTACCTGGTGGAGGCAGCCAAGCAGATCCGCATGGCACTGGACAGCGAGGTCAATGAGGACTATGAGGCGGCTTTCAGTTACTATAAGAATGGGGTGGACTTACTGCTGAATGGGGTTCAAC TGGACCCCAACAAAGATCGCCGGGAAGCtgtgaagaggaaaacaacCCAGTATCTGAAGAGAGCTGAAGAAATCTTCATCACTCATCTACAGGATAACCTCGGGAAGGGGAGCTCTCACTTAGGG GGTTATAGCAGTCTGAGGTTTCGTCCAATCAGACACTTGAGTTCACCCGTGGAGGATCTGGAGATGTGTAAGGTGGTCGGAGTGACTGATAAG GTCCTGGTTGTTCAGAGCATGGTTAATAAGGAGACATTCGTTGTAAAG AGTCTGGTCAAGTCAAGCTGGGAAAGCAGGGAGCAGCCAACCATCATTCCTCAGGGGGTGCCATACATGGTTAAGTTGTTAAGATACTATGTCAGTGAGGATGCTGTGTACCTGCATCTTGAGCATGTCAAAG GTGGGAGGCTTTTCTCCAAGCTGAAGAAGCTGAGGAATGAAAAGGCCAAGGAGCACCCAGAATGCTTCAGCTCTGGCCAGCCCAGCATCAAGTTGAAGACCAGCTACACCTCCCCCACAATCAGCACAGACCACCAGCATATCAGCAGAGGAGGCACAGGGGTCATTCGCCAGAATTTAACCGATGAGAGCCCAGATACTGACTTCCACACTTCATGGGATGAGACTCAGCAGCGTCTGGAGAGCTGCGGCACTCACTCCTACATCGAAGAGACAGGTTGTCTGCAGAACACACGCTCTGCAGCATCATTTTATACCAAGCTTGATCATCTAAGTCTGCATCCTGGCCCACCAAGAACACAGGTTAATACCCACATCCATCCACCAGCTCctagtttgtgtttgcactCCAGTGAATCTCAGGAAAAgcctgctcttcctctttcttgcaCTCGCATCAGTCAAGCTCTTGATGTCATGTCAGAACTCCAAAAAAGGGAAGCCGGAATGGGTCTGATGGAGTGCAGCTCTCAGTTTGAGGTTGCTTGGAAAGCTGCAGATCCAGCACATGTCTACGAGAAAATGAACCCCTATGCAGTGACTGACAGTGACCCACATAGCACGCTCACACAAACTTCACCTCATACAAATCAGACCTCATTAATGACTGCAGGGCCACCAAAGAGTGAAAATAATGGTTTGAGTTCTTCCCCTGCCATTTTGCATCTTCCTCTCCATTGCCAAACCCAGATTCATGGCAAGGCATCATGGGATACCAACATCTGTAACCAAGGAAATGTATTAAGTGGCAACTGTTCAGACACATTTAAAGACTCAACACAAGACAGCAGCAGTCCCAccacagaggagagaaatggCATGGTAGTCATCAGGAGCACAGACAGAGCAGTGTTCTCtgaccacacagacacaaaaggaACCCCAGAGAACTCCTGTCCTGCTTTTTCAGGGGTCCCCTTGTCCCTCTCAGGAGGGACAAACAAAGGTGAGGAAGCCTATGAATTCCTAGGGAGTCCTAGGGAGAAGGTAGCACCTACCAAAAAAGGGCAATTTGTAGGCTGGTTCTCCTCTGCCCTTCCTGGAGCTGAGGAAGATAAGAATGCTCTCTGTAAATCAGAAGCATCTGAGCAGCAAGGAGACGACCAGATCATTGAGGTGGATGGTTGGTGCCACCTGCCTCGGTTCCCGGTCATGCCCTCCAGGCCTACAGATAAGGCCTTGCAGACCTGCTGGGGGCTTCCTGAGGCAGAGGTTTGTGTCTGGGGAGCACAGATTCTGCTGGCCCTGGAGAATCTACATCAGCAAGGCATCCTGTGTCGGGATCTGAACCCCAGGAATATAATGCTCACCAGCAACG GAAAGGTGTGCTTGACATTTTTCGGCCAGTGGAGTGAGGTTCAGTCAGAGATCAGCTCCAAAGCCATGGAACAGATGTACTGTGCTCCAG AAATTGGTGGGGTGTCCAGAGTTACGGAAGCCTGTGACTGGTGGAGTCTGGGGGCCCTGTTGTTTGAACTTCTCACTGGGATG CCGCTGTGGCAGCTCCACCCAGCAGGGATCCACTCCCACACCCAGCTGCTCATCCCGGACCACCTGAGCGCTGCCGCTGCCTCTCTGCTgacagaggtcaggggtcagggttCAGGGACAGGCCATTCATGCACCGGCCGGTGGTTTGTTATTATCTTACTCTGCCTCCACTCTCCTTTTGCTCCGCAGTTGCTTCAGTACGATGCCGGCTATCGGCTGGGCTCTGGAGGCGGAGGAGTGAGCGACATTAAGTGCCATCCCTTCTTCAGCAGCATCTCCTGGCGAGCTCTGAGCTGCTAG